Proteins from a genomic interval of Corynebacterium freiburgense:
- the ftsX gene encoding permease-like cell division protein FtsX, whose amino-acid sequence MKIGFVLREAFQGLGRNLTMTVALIITTAISLALLATGFLVTGMTERTKEIYLDRVEVMVQLNEEISANDPDCSSQPCKEVRDKLDGANGIESVTFRSRDQSYERFVEVFQDSDPLLVASTSKDALPAALHVRLADPLNPSPLDPVREMPQVADVIDQVDDLRSATGNLDAVRNATFLIAAIQAIAAIFLIANMVQIAAFARREEISIMRMVGASRWYTQAPFVMEAVMAALFGSVLAMVGLIAGKKFVLDRALTGLYESKLIAPITAADIWVVSPIVAIVGIIFAAITAQVTLRMYVRK is encoded by the coding sequence ATGAAGATCGGTTTTGTCCTGCGTGAAGCCTTTCAAGGTTTAGGCCGCAATCTGACCATGACTGTGGCATTGATTATTACAACAGCGATTTCATTGGCGTTGCTTGCAACAGGTTTCCTAGTTACCGGAATGACGGAGCGTACCAAGGAAATCTACCTTGATCGTGTAGAAGTCATGGTGCAGCTTAATGAAGAAATATCGGCGAATGATCCAGATTGCTCATCGCAGCCGTGTAAAGAAGTGCGGGATAAGCTTGATGGCGCAAATGGTATTGAAAGTGTGACCTTCCGTTCCCGGGACCAATCCTATGAACGCTTTGTAGAGGTATTCCAAGATTCGGATCCATTGCTGGTCGCTTCTACTAGTAAAGATGCCCTCCCTGCTGCATTGCATGTACGCCTTGCAGACCCGCTTAATCCATCACCGCTGGACCCAGTGCGAGAAATGCCCCAGGTCGCCGATGTTATTGATCAAGTTGATGACCTACGTTCGGCAACCGGAAACCTTGATGCAGTACGAAACGCCACCTTTTTAATTGCCGCAATTCAAGCAATTGCAGCCATTTTCCTTATTGCAAATATGGTTCAAATTGCTGCCTTTGCTCGGCGCGAAGAAATTTCCATTATGCGCATGGTCGGAGCATCTCGCTGGTATACCCAAGCACCCTTTGTTATGGAAGCAGTAATGGCTGCCTTGTTTGGTTCGGTTCTTGCCATGGTAGGTCTTATCGCTGGTAAAAAGTTTGTTCTAGATCGGGCGCTTACGGGACTTTATGAATCGAAACTGATTGCGCCTATTACTGCGGCGGATATTTGGGTGGTTTCACCGATTGTTGCGATCGTCGGCATTATATTTGCGGCGATCACTGCACAGGTGACATTGCGGATGTACGTCCGCAAATAG
- the smpB gene encoding SsrA-binding protein SmpB yields MAKKKKKAVDNPVIATNRRARHDYQILETYECGVALVGTEIKALREGKVTLNDAFATIDDGEIWLRHLHIPEYSHGSWMNHSPRRSRKLLLHRREIDAIIGKVRDGNRTLIPLKLYFKNGRLKVELGLGQGKQKYDKRQDLKRRAAERDVTRELGRRVKGIRG; encoded by the coding sequence ATGGCTAAGAAAAAGAAGAAGGCGGTGGATAACCCGGTTATCGCTACCAACCGCAGAGCAAGACACGATTATCAAATACTAGAGACCTATGAGTGCGGTGTGGCGCTCGTAGGAACGGAAATTAAAGCACTCCGTGAAGGCAAAGTAACACTCAACGATGCCTTCGCAACCATTGACGATGGTGAGATTTGGTTACGTCACCTGCATATACCCGAATATTCGCATGGTTCGTGGATGAACCACAGCCCACGCCGCAGCCGAAAGTTATTGCTACATAGGCGCGAAATCGATGCGATTATAGGCAAAGTGCGGGATGGAAACCGAACCCTTATACCGCTCAAACTGTATTTTAAAAACGGCCGGCTTAAAGTCGAACTCGGATTAGGTCAAGGCAAACAAAAATATGACAAGCGACAAGACCTAAAACGACGTGCCGCAGAACGCGACGTTACCCGCGAATTAGGGCGCCGCGTTAAAGGAATACGTGGATGA
- a CDS encoding GNAT family N-acetyltransferase, with protein MKILEVTENKKQFLELLLLADEQENMIDKYLGRGTMFVLDDNGVKAECVVTDEGGGILEIKNLATVPEFQGNGYGRALIEFVAKRYQNQFSVLQVGTGESPQTLGFYEKCDFIRSHVVKDFFTDNYDHPIFECGVQLVDMIYLQRAL; from the coding sequence ATGAAGATACTGGAAGTCACTGAAAATAAGAAACAGTTTTTGGAACTGCTGCTTCTCGCCGATGAGCAAGAAAATATGATCGATAAGTATCTCGGTCGAGGAACCATGTTCGTTTTAGACGATAACGGGGTTAAGGCAGAGTGCGTGGTTACTGATGAAGGTGGTGGGATTCTGGAAATTAAAAATCTGGCGACCGTCCCCGAGTTTCAGGGCAATGGGTATGGTAGGGCGCTTATTGAATTTGTAGCCAAGAGATACCAGAACCAATTTTCTGTATTACAGGTTGGCACTGGTGAAAGCCCTCAAACACTCGGCTTTTATGAAAAATGTGATTTTATCAGGTCGCATGTAGTGAAAGACTTTTTTACGGACAACTATGACCACCCAATTTTTGAATGTGGTGTCCAATTGGTTGACATGATCTACTTGCAAAGAGCGCTATAA
- a CDS encoding DEAD/DEAH box helicase — protein sequence MVSSGWSHIVQCWRALELLNPQPLPRIQKASRQSPFDEQVVRLRPGGRLPWEYLQPPKAQKGKKRVWRHVIFAGIYPLQSTHNYLRTLFRLREGGYEEKVAGNSACAALMLNECGEIIKGTAELSSALWAVGSLRTVGFGNSDWVEGFSEAKHRFSMKVDDFAEQGLQAEVTCDEGSKTLRWDDLTTLLDIAQSISGVRDLAEIFSDYFIIKSYLVNPHTEEANLQRDFLNSFFLDDLARVSRQNIDSQSACGIYLSEQDTAQTGNRIDLRKDRNVVLSSVTPSHIPLGRWPARPEHSLALSQQFAVNKILDPAEAAQKFVGVNGPPGTGKTTMLRDIIAANVVQRAQQLAALRRPGDGFVPDKLTWSTEQGYKRSVFALKPEITGYEMVVASANNAAVLGNRAKRKKFIDLFWSTPKQVKSGPKIPDMKGRLEAWYQGKEPIPNWDESRRNFRRAQRRVEKLKAECESANQRRIQLVAIQEKLLQASQLLTSTQLQLEEIRQKLHEIAVVRKQSEEHYALTKAQYERQLNLKPGLLETWLDLGGQRKTWRAALAEISAALTQAEETLRQYQDEESQLRATENKCEEQRLAAQDAFNQSLQEHDELANECSNDKARFLQNYPDEQWQGDQQELYAPWLNKELEIARSELFLAALQLHHDFIANNAGRMLTNLRAVCDIVKGSAPADLSPQKTLAAWQVLFLVVPVISTTFASCGSMFQCLTEESIGWLFIDEAGQAAPQHALGAIWRSKRVVAVGDPLQLQPVVTLPAAMQRGIIDACKVPSLWIPPNASVQTLADRVSRYGTTLNEDSDPIWVSMPLRVHRRCSNPMFQFCNEVAYDGIMVHGVHEASENKQLPKSFWCDEPATNPGTHIQQRQLERFQNGLQLLLDQGIPTTDIIAITPFRELAKWLEKFSRKYPGLRAGTIHTAQGREANIVFFVLGGDPARNGAKKWAASSVNLINVAVSRAKRRLYVVGDREAWKQYQYFAQLAELLP from the coding sequence ATGGTTTCTTCTGGTTGGAGTCATATTGTCCAATGTTGGAGAGCATTAGAGCTATTGAATCCGCAGCCGCTACCGCGGATTCAAAAAGCTAGCAGGCAATCTCCATTTGATGAGCAAGTTGTCCGACTTCGTCCTGGGGGCCGATTGCCTTGGGAATATCTACAGCCGCCGAAAGCGCAAAAGGGAAAGAAACGAGTGTGGCGGCATGTAATCTTTGCAGGTATATACCCGCTCCAATCAACCCATAATTATCTTCGAACATTATTTCGCTTACGTGAAGGGGGATATGAGGAAAAAGTAGCTGGAAATAGTGCGTGTGCGGCACTAATGCTTAATGAATGTGGCGAAATCATTAAAGGAACTGCCGAACTTTCTTCTGCGCTCTGGGCTGTTGGTAGTTTGCGCACAGTTGGTTTTGGGAATTCTGATTGGGTAGAAGGATTTAGTGAAGCAAAACATAGATTTTCAATGAAAGTAGATGATTTTGCGGAGCAGGGTTTGCAAGCTGAAGTAACGTGCGATGAGGGTTCAAAAACCTTGCGCTGGGATGATCTGACAACGCTTTTGGATATTGCCCAATCTATTTCGGGAGTTCGGGATCTAGCGGAAATCTTCAGCGATTATTTTATTATTAAAAGCTATCTAGTGAATCCACATACCGAGGAAGCGAATCTTCAACGAGATTTTCTTAATAGCTTTTTTCTAGATGATTTAGCGCGAGTAAGCCGCCAAAATATCGACTCTCAATCTGCTTGCGGCATCTATCTATCTGAACAGGATACCGCCCAAACAGGCAATCGAATAGATTTGCGTAAAGATCGAAACGTTGTGCTTTCCTCCGTGACTCCAAGTCACATTCCATTGGGGCGTTGGCCGGCGCGACCAGAGCATTCGCTAGCATTAAGCCAGCAGTTTGCGGTGAACAAGATATTGGATCCTGCTGAAGCTGCACAAAAATTCGTTGGCGTAAATGGTCCTCCGGGTACCGGAAAAACCACAATGCTGCGGGATATTATTGCCGCAAACGTTGTTCAACGAGCCCAGCAATTAGCCGCTTTACGACGCCCCGGTGACGGCTTTGTTCCAGATAAACTCACCTGGTCGACAGAACAAGGTTACAAGCGAAGTGTATTTGCGCTGAAGCCTGAAATTACTGGTTATGAGATGGTTGTAGCGTCCGCAAATAATGCCGCGGTGTTAGGAAATCGAGCGAAACGCAAGAAATTTATTGATTTATTTTGGAGCACGCCGAAGCAAGTAAAAAGCGGTCCGAAAATACCTGATATGAAGGGTCGCTTAGAAGCCTGGTACCAAGGTAAGGAACCGATCCCAAATTGGGACGAAAGCCGACGAAATTTTCGCCGAGCCCAGCGGCGCGTCGAAAAGCTTAAAGCGGAATGCGAATCAGCAAATCAGCGAAGAATCCAACTTGTAGCTATCCAAGAAAAGCTCCTACAGGCTTCCCAACTACTTACCAGTACCCAATTGCAATTGGAAGAAATACGCCAGAAATTGCATGAAATAGCGGTGGTGCGAAAACAATCCGAAGAACACTATGCGCTTACCAAAGCCCAATATGAACGCCAACTAAACCTCAAACCAGGATTACTAGAGACTTGGCTTGACCTAGGGGGCCAACGAAAAACATGGAGAGCTGCGCTTGCGGAAATATCCGCAGCGCTTACCCAAGCTGAAGAAACACTCCGGCAATATCAGGACGAAGAATCGCAACTACGAGCTACAGAGAACAAGTGTGAGGAACAACGTTTAGCCGCGCAAGATGCTTTTAACCAAAGCCTGCAGGAACACGACGAGCTAGCCAACGAATGTTCGAATGATAAAGCGCGTTTTCTACAGAATTATCCAGACGAACAGTGGCAAGGTGACCAACAAGAACTCTACGCTCCTTGGCTCAATAAAGAATTAGAGATTGCTCGTTCGGAGCTTTTTCTGGCGGCATTGCAATTGCACCACGATTTCATTGCAAATAACGCTGGACGGATGCTCACAAACTTGCGCGCAGTCTGTGACATCGTAAAAGGAAGCGCACCTGCAGATTTAAGCCCCCAGAAAACGCTTGCTGCCTGGCAAGTCCTCTTTTTGGTTGTGCCAGTTATTTCAACGACCTTTGCGTCTTGCGGATCGATGTTCCAGTGTCTAACTGAAGAGTCAATAGGGTGGCTTTTTATAGACGAAGCTGGCCAAGCGGCTCCACAACACGCACTTGGGGCTATTTGGAGATCAAAACGAGTAGTAGCGGTTGGTGATCCGTTGCAGCTCCAGCCGGTGGTGACTCTGCCAGCGGCAATGCAACGTGGAATCATTGACGCATGTAAGGTGCCCTCTTTATGGATACCTCCTAACGCATCCGTGCAGACACTTGCTGATCGCGTATCACGCTACGGCACCACCCTAAATGAAGACAGTGACCCAATCTGGGTTTCCATGCCACTAAGAGTGCATAGACGTTGCAGCAATCCAATGTTTCAATTTTGCAATGAGGTTGCGTATGACGGAATTATGGTTCATGGTGTTCATGAAGCATCCGAAAACAAGCAGCTACCAAAAAGCTTTTGGTGTGATGAACCAGCAACGAACCCAGGCACGCATATCCAACAACGCCAACTCGAACGATTTCAAAATGGCTTACAGTTATTGCTTGACCAAGGTATCCCAACCACAGACATTATCGCCATAACTCCATTTCGTGAGCTTGCCAAGTGGTTAGAAAAATTCTCACGCAAATACCCAGGCTTACGAGCTGGAACCATTCACACCGCTCAAGGACGAGAAGCCAACATTGTATTTTTTGTGTTGGGAGGAGATCCTGCACGAAATGGAGCGAAAAAGTGGGCGGCGTCGTCAGTAAACCTAATTAATGTTGCTGTTAGCCGTGCGAAACGCCGACTCTATGTTGTGGGGGATCGCGAGGCGTGGAAGCAATATCAATATTTTGCACAACTTGCAGAGCTGCTTCCATAA
- a CDS encoding CPBP family intramembrane glutamic endopeptidase → MEVKEYSLKSTIIFYVIASLLFWILAIPLWLVDEQTKFLIILPLLLLAMFTPTVAAVFVARYLHKVAWKQVPSFLNITIRQPYKKTVVWILVSMALAILIPVISSFIAAAFGWFRLDLLNFSAFESNLQALSKESDQPALPVKVLLLIQIASIPFSGLFNSFFAAGEEIGWRGYLLPALQKYGVWPALLISGALWGLWHSPVILIGYNFNRTDWVGVAVMTIGCMFLGVIIGFTQIFSGNIWPAAIFHGTFNAAAGLPILLGHIDQEPDPIKFLALGYPGWITALIILVFFIPLYMRHVRQHASQTGD, encoded by the coding sequence ATGGAAGTAAAAGAATATAGCCTAAAATCAACCATTATTTTTTACGTTATTGCATCATTGCTTTTCTGGATTCTAGCAATTCCGCTATGGCTTGTCGATGAACAAACTAAGTTTTTAATAATTTTGCCTCTATTGCTGCTTGCGATGTTCACCCCCACCGTTGCCGCGGTTTTCGTCGCGCGTTATTTGCATAAGGTCGCCTGGAAACAGGTACCGAGTTTTCTCAACATCACAATTCGCCAACCTTATAAAAAGACAGTTGTGTGGATTTTGGTGAGCATGGCACTAGCCATTCTGATTCCCGTAATCTCTAGCTTTATTGCTGCAGCATTTGGCTGGTTCCGGCTCGATCTGCTGAACTTCTCAGCATTTGAAAGCAATCTGCAAGCGCTATCAAAAGAGTCCGATCAACCCGCCTTGCCGGTTAAGGTATTGCTTTTAATCCAAATAGCCTCAATTCCATTTAGCGGCTTATTTAATAGCTTTTTTGCTGCTGGTGAAGAGATTGGTTGGCGTGGTTATCTTCTTCCTGCATTACAAAAATATGGGGTTTGGCCTGCACTTTTAATCAGCGGAGCATTATGGGGTCTTTGGCATAGTCCAGTTATCTTGATTGGATACAATTTCAATCGAACTGATTGGGTAGGCGTCGCAGTAATGACTATTGGTTGCATGTTTTTGGGTGTAATTATCGGCTTTACCCAGATTTTTAGCGGAAATATTTGGCCTGCAGCAATTTTCCACGGTACTTTTAATGCAGCCGCTGGACTTCCCATACTTCTTGGCCATATTGATCAAGAACCTGACCCTATTAAATTCTTGGCACTAGGGTATCCCGGTTGGATCACTGCCTTAATTATATTAGTATTTTTTATTCCACTCTATATGAGGCATGTACGTCAGCATGCATCTCAAACCGGCGACTAG
- a CDS encoding MFS transporter, with protein MSSATAQQAKNPKAAVPILLFSFVFCLVIDNGFKFMSQPIADDLGLSVTEVSLQATLAGIVIGIGAVVYAAMADAINIKKLMLVGIAFITVGSLLGFFFSSSWYAVLTGRLIQTSGLAAAETLYVIYVTKYLSREDQKTYLGFSTSAFQLALLIGTLTSGYVATYISWTAMFLIPLLMLLTVPAIIKQIPPEEATQSNLDIFGLFLITVIATSTMLYMQDFNYWYLVPVIAGIALFVWHINTNPKALVAPEFFKNGRYVWAIILVLIIYSVQLGYILFLFPYAMSDLQGMTLDQASLMVAPGYACAAIVGALSGFIGRYMSSRVTIFSALAGIIISLAIAAFFLESGRIPLIISVIVFASSFALLYAPLVSTAIQNIPAEKSGVAIGFYNLTINIAIPVGIAYTAKLIDLKLSTFAALTGAESEVGIQYATVLWIITCIALAGAVIYVLADRTMAIKERSIATT; from the coding sequence ATGTCTAGCGCCACAGCTCAACAAGCTAAGAATCCCAAAGCGGCCGTACCAATACTGCTTTTCAGCTTTGTGTTCTGTTTGGTTATCGACAATGGATTTAAGTTCATGTCGCAACCAATCGCTGATGATCTGGGCCTTTCTGTCACAGAGGTAAGCCTCCAAGCTACACTTGCGGGCATTGTTATTGGTATTGGCGCAGTTGTCTACGCCGCAATGGCCGATGCCATAAATATCAAAAAGCTAATGCTCGTAGGCATTGCCTTTATTACGGTAGGTTCGCTGCTGGGTTTCTTTTTCAGCTCCTCTTGGTATGCCGTTCTCACTGGAAGGCTTATTCAAACAAGCGGTCTAGCCGCAGCCGAGACTTTGTACGTTATTTACGTTACAAAATATCTCTCGCGTGAAGATCAGAAAACGTATTTAGGCTTTTCGACGAGCGCGTTTCAACTCGCCCTACTTATCGGAACGTTAACAAGTGGTTACGTTGCAACCTATATTTCTTGGACAGCAATGTTCCTGATACCACTGCTTATGCTTCTCACCGTTCCGGCGATTATAAAGCAAATACCCCCAGAAGAAGCCACTCAAAGCAATTTGGATATATTTGGCTTATTCCTTATTACAGTAATCGCCACTTCAACGATGCTGTATATGCAGGATTTTAACTACTGGTATCTAGTCCCAGTTATTGCTGGCATTGCATTGTTTGTGTGGCATATTAATACAAATCCAAAAGCGCTTGTTGCACCGGAGTTTTTTAAGAATGGCCGATATGTCTGGGCGATTATTCTGGTCTTAATTATCTATTCAGTGCAACTAGGGTACATTTTATTCTTGTTCCCCTATGCAATGAGCGACCTCCAGGGAATGACACTAGATCAAGCTTCACTTATGGTTGCACCAGGATATGCGTGTGCCGCAATTGTCGGCGCATTGTCAGGTTTTATTGGACGGTATATGTCATCTCGGGTGACTATTTTTTCCGCGCTCGCAGGCATAATTATATCGCTTGCAATAGCAGCGTTTTTCCTTGAATCTGGGCGCATACCGCTTATCATTTCCGTGATTGTCTTTGCATCAAGCTTTGCACTGCTTTATGCCCCACTAGTATCAACAGCGATTCAAAACATTCCAGCAGAAAAGTCTGGTGTTGCGATTGGTTTCTATAACCTTACAATTAATATCGCAATTCCTGTTGGTATTGCATACACCGCAAAATTAATAGACCTCAAATTGTCTACATTTGCGGCGCTCACGGGAGCAGAATCCGAAGTGGGGATTCAGTATGCGACAGTACTTTGGATTATCACATGCATAGCTTTAGCTGGGGCAGTCATCTATGTCCTTGCAGATCGAACTATGGCAATAAAGGAGCGATCGATAGCCACCACATAA
- the deoD gene encoding purine-nucleoside phosphorylase, whose protein sequence is MSNKSTPHINPHGVEIAETVLMPGDPLRAKFIAENYLENPVQFNEVRNILGFTGTFQGTPVSVMGSGMGMPSISIYAWELIHEFGVKKIIRIGSCGSLQENLDLYDIVVAQSASTDSNFLSQYNLPGTYAPTGSWKLISALIEQAKLQGVTPHVGNILSSDIFYNADETANARWARMGVLGVEMETAALYAIAAYSGIDALGLFTVSDNIITGEKTTAEERQTAFTTMMELALPLAGV, encoded by the coding sequence ATGTCTAACAAGAGCACCCCTCACATTAATCCGCACGGAGTCGAGATTGCTGAGACCGTTCTCATGCCCGGGGATCCACTTCGCGCAAAGTTTATCGCTGAGAATTACCTGGAAAATCCGGTCCAGTTCAATGAAGTCCGAAATATTCTTGGATTTACAGGAACGTTCCAAGGCACACCTGTATCAGTAATGGGTAGCGGCATGGGAATGCCTTCCATCTCCATCTACGCATGGGAATTGATCCACGAATTCGGCGTTAAAAAGATAATTCGAATCGGTTCTTGCGGATCCCTTCAAGAGAATCTCGATCTTTATGACATTGTTGTTGCGCAATCCGCATCAACCGATTCAAATTTCCTCTCGCAGTACAATCTTCCAGGAACCTATGCCCCCACTGGTTCATGGAAACTCATTTCTGCCTTGATCGAACAGGCAAAGCTTCAAGGAGTAACGCCTCATGTAGGCAATATACTCTCCAGCGATATTTTCTACAATGCCGATGAAACCGCGAATGCCCGATGGGCACGTATGGGCGTACTGGGCGTCGAAATGGAAACCGCTGCGCTATACGCAATCGCTGCCTACTCCGGCATCGATGCACTCGGACTCTTTACCGTGTCCGACAATATTATTACCGGCGAGAAAACCACCGCTGAAGAGCGCCAAACAGCGTTCACCACGATGATGGAACTCGCGCTTCCACTGGCAGGCGTGTAG
- a CDS encoding SdrD B-like domain-containing protein gives MSNTFRRAAIAAIAALSLTVSSVGLSSSIVAVAEPADASCCVSWSSKLELDNDGDGKFHKDIDAFLAGTAVELLPVVDGAAPSPTGVIVAHSNESGVFEFSDVPFGKYVARVVIPEGYVLSPAHSDWGKTNPAPEGTSGFAPENPEFKYAYSQVVEFAAGSTVDIPAPMFVPTVGKVFGAIWFETDGDGVREDTDATGSVPEVEVQLLRKESPDGQMKPIEEPWAVKKTSAKNGKFTFKHLPVGEYQLLYRAPDGFNFSADGADNHATRRADGGRLSEPFQVSASSKSVNMGAALTYSFAGDVFFDANGDSRRQVTERPAAKVRVELLSGDKVISTVETDTNGRYFFTDAPDGLYQVRVRAPKPWQAAATSHKRADAVTLDVEVFGNEVTGLQEVWLIPPDSKSTSAASDAFSVIDPPTEELHRELDFGYHPNNPPEKPAEIATITALWNIFGGGSNPSDVVFAPKIGLRSTLESWFRVMLCKLGITSNCH, from the coding sequence ATGTCCAACACCTTTCGTAGGGCTGCTATTGCTGCAATTGCTGCGTTGTCGTTGACGGTCTCGTCGGTAGGTTTATCTTCTTCTATTGTGGCGGTTGCTGAACCTGCGGATGCTTCTTGTTGTGTTTCCTGGTCGAGCAAGCTTGAGCTTGATAATGATGGCGATGGGAAGTTCCACAAGGATATTGATGCTTTTTTGGCCGGGACTGCGGTAGAACTACTGCCCGTTGTTGATGGTGCTGCCCCGAGCCCTACGGGTGTTATTGTGGCACATTCGAATGAGTCTGGTGTTTTTGAGTTTTCTGATGTGCCGTTTGGTAAGTATGTAGCTCGCGTGGTTATTCCTGAGGGCTATGTCTTATCTCCTGCGCATTCTGATTGGGGTAAAACGAATCCTGCGCCTGAAGGAACCAGTGGTTTTGCTCCTGAGAATCCAGAGTTTAAATACGCATATTCTCAGGTCGTCGAGTTTGCTGCTGGTAGTACCGTGGATATTCCAGCGCCAATGTTTGTGCCTACAGTTGGTAAGGTGTTTGGCGCTATTTGGTTTGAGACCGACGGTGATGGCGTTCGCGAGGATACAGACGCTACGGGCTCGGTCCCTGAAGTTGAAGTTCAGTTGCTTCGCAAGGAGTCTCCTGACGGCCAAATGAAGCCGATTGAAGAGCCTTGGGCTGTTAAAAAGACTTCGGCTAAAAACGGAAAATTTACTTTTAAGCATTTGCCTGTTGGGGAGTATCAATTGCTGTACCGGGCTCCCGATGGCTTTAATTTTTCGGCAGACGGTGCCGATAATCACGCAACCCGGCGTGCCGACGGTGGGCGGTTAAGTGAACCGTTTCAGGTATCAGCTTCGTCGAAGTCGGTTAATATGGGCGCGGCATTAACGTATAGCTTTGCGGGGGACGTGTTTTTTGATGCCAATGGCGATTCGCGACGTCAGGTAACGGAGCGGCCCGCAGCGAAGGTTCGGGTCGAGTTACTCAGTGGGGATAAGGTTATTTCCACGGTTGAGACCGATACCAATGGTAGGTATTTCTTTACAGACGCCCCGGATGGCTTGTATCAAGTCCGTGTACGCGCGCCAAAACCTTGGCAGGCAGCTGCAACGTCTCATAAGCGTGCCGACGCCGTGACTCTCGATGTTGAAGTATTTGGCAATGAGGTCACGGGGTTACAAGAAGTTTGGCTAATCCCGCCAGACAGCAAATCGACTAGTGCGGCTTCGGATGCGTTTTCGGTGATTGATCCGCCAACGGAGGAGTTACATCGGGAACTTGATTTTGGATATCACCCGAATAATCCTCCAGAAAAGCCTGCGGAGATCGCTACTATTACGGCGCTTTGGAATATTTTTGGTGGTGGCTCAAACCCTTCTGATGTGGTGTTTGCTCCAAAGATTGGTTTGCGTTCCACCCTGGAGTCATGGTTTAGGGTAATGCTTTGCAAGCTGGGTATTACCAGTAACTGTCATTAG
- a CDS encoding DUF3239 domain-containing protein, whose amino-acid sequence MSAFSFTVDTTHAKTHNEFLKDQKRLQISALVFGIVQLLVAAAFLWFTNQATWAWLLSIGLAVTALVSFSMIAIIPKKIGTPQHMYDTYELVPAIIAKINPRDMVLLALVDARVDNTKGSPAPALAARTITNLVGHSRTVGERVPAVAVAGRRNMKNTGFWDEISPMPIAWGTPLPETIKQASKAIPQQQWQTLAKHAARIDDVLATPLNLLRL is encoded by the coding sequence ATGTCAGCTTTTAGTTTTACCGTTGACACCACACACGCCAAAACCCATAATGAGTTTCTCAAAGACCAAAAACGCCTCCAGATTTCCGCACTGGTGTTTGGTATCGTGCAGCTCCTTGTGGCCGCAGCGTTTCTATGGTTTACCAATCAGGCAACATGGGCCTGGCTGCTTTCAATTGGACTCGCGGTTACCGCCCTGGTGAGCTTTAGCATGATCGCTATTATTCCGAAAAAAATAGGCACGCCCCAACATATGTATGACACCTATGAGCTTGTGCCAGCAATAATCGCCAAAATAAACCCCCGCGATATGGTACTGCTCGCGCTTGTCGACGCCCGCGTCGACAACACCAAAGGCAGCCCGGCCCCCGCACTTGCCGCTCGCACGATCACAAATCTGGTCGGGCATTCACGAACCGTTGGCGAACGCGTGCCAGCGGTGGCCGTTGCGGGCCGTCGTAATATGAAAAACACTGGCTTTTGGGATGAAATCTCCCCTATGCCAATCGCCTGGGGAACGCCGCTACCGGAAACGATTAAACAGGCCAGCAAGGCTATCCCCCAGCAACAATGGCAAACGCTCGCTAAGCACGCCGCGCGTATCGACGACGTGCTGGCCACCCCCCTCAATTTACTGCGGCTCTAA